One Streptomyces lincolnensis genomic region harbors:
- a CDS encoding ATP-dependent DNA helicase encodes MTKPSLPELLHAAVTAVGGTERPGQVTMAEAVADAIDDGSHLLVQAGTGTGKSLGYLVPALAHGERVVVATATLALQRQLAERDLPRTVDALHPLLRRRPEFAMLKGRSNYLCLHRLHEGVPQDEEEGLFDQFEAAAPTSKLGQDLLRLRDWSDETETGDRDNLTPGVSDRAWAQVSVSSRECLGASKCAYGAECFAEMARERAKLSEVVVTNHALLAIDAIEGAPVLPPHEVLIVDEAHELVSRVTGVATGELTAGQVNRAVRRAAKLVNEKAADQLQTAAEGFERLMELALPGRLEEIPEDLGYALMALRDACRTVISGIGATRDKSVQDEDAVRKQALAAVESVHDVAERITNGSEWDVVWYERHDRFGASLRVAPMSVSGLLREKLFTDRSVVLTSATLKLGGDFNGVGASLGLAPEGTEGEDIPQWKGVDVGSPFDYPKQGILYVAKHLSRPARDGDRADMLNELTELIQAAGGRTLGLFSSMRAAQLAAEELRSRIPEFPILLQGEETLGELIKNFAADPKTCLFGTLSLWQGVDVPGPSCQLVVMDKIPFPRPDDPLMSARQKAVEDAGGNGFMAVAATHAALLMAQGAGRLVRASGDRGVVAVLDQRLATARYGSYLKASLPDFWYTTDRNQVRKSLAAIDALAQQAEAAQVEAPQEGQAEA; translated from the coding sequence ATGACGAAGCCCTCACTCCCCGAACTCCTGCATGCTGCCGTCACTGCTGTCGGCGGCACGGAGCGTCCAGGCCAGGTGACCATGGCCGAAGCCGTCGCAGACGCGATCGACGACGGTTCCCACTTGTTGGTACAGGCCGGTACCGGCACCGGAAAGTCGCTGGGCTATCTGGTGCCCGCGCTCGCGCACGGGGAACGCGTCGTCGTGGCGACCGCGACGCTCGCCCTCCAGCGCCAGCTGGCGGAACGAGACCTTCCGCGTACGGTCGACGCGCTGCACCCGCTGCTGCGCCGCCGCCCGGAGTTCGCGATGCTCAAGGGCAGGTCGAACTACCTGTGCCTGCACCGTCTCCACGAAGGCGTCCCGCAGGACGAGGAGGAGGGGCTCTTCGACCAGTTCGAGGCGGCGGCACCCACCAGCAAGCTGGGCCAGGACCTGCTGCGGCTGCGCGACTGGTCGGACGAGACCGAGACCGGGGACCGCGACAACCTCACGCCAGGTGTGTCCGACCGCGCCTGGGCCCAGGTGTCGGTCTCGTCGCGGGAGTGCCTGGGCGCCTCGAAATGCGCGTACGGTGCCGAGTGCTTCGCCGAGATGGCGCGTGAGCGCGCCAAGCTCTCCGAGGTCGTCGTCACCAATCACGCCCTGCTCGCGATCGACGCCATCGAGGGAGCTCCCGTCCTCCCGCCGCACGAGGTGCTGATCGTCGACGAGGCGCACGAGCTGGTCTCCCGGGTCACGGGAGTGGCCACCGGCGAGCTCACCGCCGGCCAGGTCAACCGCGCGGTGCGCCGTGCCGCGAAGCTGGTCAACGAGAAGGCGGCCGACCAGCTCCAGACGGCCGCCGAGGGCTTCGAGCGGCTGATGGAGCTGGCCCTGCCGGGCCGTCTGGAGGAGATCCCCGAAGATCTCGGCTATGCCCTGATGGCCCTCCGTGACGCCTGCCGCACCGTGATCTCCGGGATCGGTGCGACCCGCGACAAGTCCGTCCAGGACGAGGACGCGGTCCGCAAACAGGCGCTGGCAGCGGTGGAGTCCGTGCACGACGTGGCAGAGCGGATCACGAACGGCTCCGAGTGGGATGTCGTCTGGTACGAGCGCCACGACCGCTTCGGCGCCTCACTGCGAGTCGCCCCCATGTCCGTTTCGGGCCTGCTCAGGGAGAAGCTCTTCACGGACCGCTCGGTGGTCCTCACGTCCGCGACCCTGAAACTGGGCGGCGACTTCAACGGAGTCGGTGCCTCGCTGGGCCTCGCGCCCGAGGGCACCGAGGGTGAGGACATCCCCCAGTGGAAGGGCGTCGACGTCGGCTCGCCCTTCGACTATCCGAAGCAGGGCATCCTGTACGTCGCGAAGCACCTGTCGCGTCCCGCGCGGGACGGCGACCGCGCGGACATGCTGAACGAACTCACCGAGCTGATCCAGGCGGCGGGCGGGCGGACGCTCGGCCTGTTCTCCTCGATGCGGGCCGCCCAGCTGGCAGCCGAGGAACTGCGCTCGCGTATCCCCGAGTTCCCGATCCTGCTCCAGGGCGAAGAGACGCTCGGCGAGCTCATCAAGAACTTCGCGGCCGATCCGAAGACCTGCCTTTTCGGCACGCTGTCCCTCTGGCAGGGCGTGGATGTACCCGGTCCCAGCTGTCAGCTCGTCGTGATGGACAAGATCCCGTTCCCGAGGCCGGACGACCCGCTGATGAGCGCCCGCCAAAAGGCGGTCGAGGACGCCGGCGGCAACGGCTTCATGGCCGTCGCCGCCACACACGCGGCACTCCTCATGGCCCAGGGCGCCGGGCGCCTCGTCAGGGCTTCGGGGGACCGTGGGGTGGTGGCCGTACTGGACCAGCGACTGGCCACGGCGCGCTACGGGAGCTATCTGAAAGCGTCACTGCCCGACTTCTGGTACACCACGGACCGTAACCAGGTCCGCAAGTCGCTGGCCGCGATCGACGCGCTGGCCCAGCAGGCGGAAGCGGCGCAGGTCGAGGCGCCACAAGAGGGGCAGGCGGAGGCCTGA
- the lexA gene encoding transcriptional repressor LexA, with protein MTTTADSATITAQDRSQGRLEPVHAMNEATNPEGQKRSLPGRPPGIRADSSGLTDRQRRVIEVIRDSVQRRGYPPSMREIGQAVGLSSTSSVAHQLMALERKGFLRRDPHRPRAYEVRGSDQASSAQPTDTAGKPAASYVPLVGRIAAGGPILAEESVEDVFPLPRQLVGDGELFVLKVVGDSMIEAAICDGDWVTVRRQPVAENGDIVAAMLDGEATVKRFKREDGHVWLLPHNSAYEPIPGDDATILGKVVAVLRRV; from the coding sequence GTGACCACCACCGCAGACAGTGCCACCATCACTGCCCAGGACCGCTCCCAGGGCCGACTTGAGCCGGTGCATGCGATGAACGAAGCCACGAATCCCGAGGGGCAAAAGCGCTCCCTGCCTGGCCGACCTCCAGGCATCCGGGCCGACAGCTCCGGACTCACAGACCGGCAACGCCGGGTGATCGAGGTCATCAGGGACTCAGTGCAGAGGCGCGGCTACCCGCCGTCGATGCGGGAGATCGGTCAGGCCGTCGGCCTGTCCAGCACCTCGTCCGTGGCCCACCAGCTGATGGCACTGGAGCGCAAGGGCTTCCTGCGCCGTGATCCTCACCGCCCGCGGGCGTACGAGGTGCGCGGCTCGGACCAGGCGTCGTCGGCCCAGCCCACGGACACCGCGGGCAAGCCCGCCGCGTCGTACGTCCCGCTGGTCGGTCGTATCGCCGCCGGTGGTCCGATCCTCGCGGAGGAATCCGTCGAGGACGTCTTCCCTCTGCCCCGCCAGCTGGTCGGTGACGGCGAGTTGTTCGTCCTCAAGGTCGTCGGCGACTCCATGATCGAGGCCGCCATCTGTGACGGCGACTGGGTCACCGTCCGCCGCCAGCCAGTCGCCGAGAACGGCGACATCGTCGCCGCGATGCTCGACGGCGAAGCCACCGTCAAGCGCTTCAAGCGCGAGGACGGCCACGTCTGGCTCCTCCCGCACAACTCGGCCTACGAGCCGATTCCGGGCGACGACGCGACCATCCTCGGCAAGGTGGTGGCTGTGCTGCGCCGCGTGTGA
- the nrdR gene encoding transcriptional regulator NrdR: MHCPFCRHPDSRVVDSRTTDDGTSIRRRRQCPDCSRRFTTVETCSLMVVKRSGVTEPFSRTKVINGVRKACQGRPVTEDALAQLGQRVEEAVRATGSAELTTHDVGLAILGPLQELDLVAYLRFASVYRAFDSLEDFEAAIVELREQTGRPAADDDDREGADDGQGAVAGSQEDDGGPGGTVQVPEPARAAD; encoded by the coding sequence ATGCACTGCCCCTTCTGCAGGCACCCCGACAGCCGCGTCGTCGACAGTCGTACGACCGATGACGGCACGTCGATCCGCAGGCGCCGCCAGTGTCCGGACTGCTCCCGTCGTTTCACGACCGTGGAGACGTGCTCGCTGATGGTGGTCAAGCGGTCCGGAGTCACCGAGCCTTTCAGTCGTACCAAGGTCATCAATGGTGTGCGCAAGGCATGCCAGGGACGGCCTGTCACCGAGGACGCGCTCGCTCAACTCGGCCAACGGGTCGAGGAGGCGGTGCGGGCCACCGGGAGCGCCGAGCTGACCACCCACGACGTGGGGCTGGCCATACTCGGCCCGCTTCAGGAGCTCGATCTCGTCGCTTATCTGCGATTCGCCTCTGTCTACCGGGCGTTCGACTCGCTCGAGGACTTCGAGGCCGCGATCGTGGAACTGAGGGAACAGACGGGACGCCCCGCCGCGGACGACGACGACCGCGAGGGCGCTGACGACGGCCAAGGAGCTGTCGCGGGGAGCCAAGAAGACGACGGCGGGCCCGGAGGGACTGTTCAGGTCCCCGAGCCCGCGCGCGCCGCCGACTGA
- a CDS encoding vitamin B12-dependent ribonucleotide reductase, with translation MTETASGPARSSRAKGTKAAKGLRIERIHTTPGVHPYDEVAWERRDVVMTNWRDGSVNFEQRGVEFPDFWSVNAVNIVTSKYFRGAVGTPQREVSLKQLIDRIVKTYRKAGEDYKYFASPADAEIFEHELAYALLHQIFSFNSPVWFNVGTPQPQQVSACFILAVDDSMESILDWYKEEGMIFKGGSGAGLNLSRIRSSKELLSSGGNASGPVSFMRGADASAGTIKSGGATRRAAKMVILDVDHPDIEDFIQTKVKEEEKIRALRDAGFDMDLGGDDITSVQYQNANNSVRVNDTFMKAVEDGGKFGLTSRMTGEVIEEVDAKELFRKMAEAAWACADPGIQYDDTINRWHTCPESGRINGSNPCSEYMHLDNTSCNLASLNLMKFLKDDSKGNQSFDVERFAKVVELVITAMDISICFADFPTQKIGENTRAFRQLGIGYANLGALLMATGHAYDSDGGRALAGSITSLMTGTSYRRSAELAAVVGPYDGYARNAQPHLRVMKQHSDANAEAVRMDDLDTPIWAAATEAWQDVLRLGEKNGFRNSQASVIAPTGTIGLAMSCDTTGLEPDLALVKFKKLVGGGSMQIVNGTVPQALRRLGYQEEQIEAIVAHIAENGNVIDAPGLKHEHYEVFDCAMGERSISAMGHVRMMAAIQPWISGALSKTVNLPETATVEDVEEVYFEAWKMGVKALAIYRDNCKVGQPLSAKTKEKEKTEITEKAEATIRETVEKVVEYRPVRKRLPKGRPGITTSFTVGGAEGYMTANSYPDDGLGEVFLKMSKQGSTLAGMMDAFSIAVSVGLQYGVPLETYVSKFTNMRFEPAGMTDDPDVRMAQSIVDYIFRRLALDFLPFETRSALGIHSAEERQRHLETGSYEPSDDEVDVEGLAQSAPRAQELKAVATPKAEVEAAKPAPQQAHTSAELVEMQLGIQADAPLCFSCGTKMQRAGSCYICEGCGSTSGCS, from the coding sequence ATGACAGAGACGGCGAGCGGTCCGGCACGGAGTTCCCGTGCCAAGGGCACCAAGGCGGCCAAGGGACTGCGTATCGAGCGCATCCACACCACCCCCGGAGTGCACCCGTACGACGAGGTGGCCTGGGAGCGCCGTGACGTCGTCATGACCAACTGGCGCGACGGCTCGGTCAACTTCGAGCAGCGCGGCGTCGAGTTCCCCGACTTCTGGTCGGTGAACGCGGTCAACATCGTCACCAGCAAGTACTTCCGCGGTGCTGTCGGCACCCCGCAGCGCGAGGTGAGCCTCAAGCAGCTCATCGACCGCATCGTGAAGACGTATCGGAAGGCCGGCGAGGACTACAAGTACTTCGCCTCGCCCGCCGACGCCGAGATCTTCGAGCACGAGCTGGCGTACGCCCTCCTGCACCAGATCTTCAGCTTCAACAGCCCCGTCTGGTTCAACGTCGGTACGCCCCAGCCGCAGCAGGTCTCCGCCTGCTTCATCCTGGCCGTCGACGATTCCATGGAGTCGATCCTCGACTGGTACAAGGAAGAGGGCATGATCTTCAAGGGCGGCTCCGGCGCCGGCCTGAACCTCTCCCGCATCCGCTCCTCCAAGGAGCTGCTCTCCTCGGGCGGCAACGCCTCGGGTCCCGTCTCCTTCATGCGCGGTGCCGACGCCTCCGCGGGAACGATCAAGTCGGGCGGCGCCACGCGCCGCGCGGCCAAGATGGTCATCCTCGACGTCGACCACCCCGACATCGAGGACTTCATCCAGACCAAGGTCAAGGAAGAGGAGAAGATCCGCGCCCTCCGTGACGCGGGCTTCGACATGGACCTGGGCGGCGACGACATCACGTCCGTCCAGTACCAGAACGCCAACAACTCGGTCCGTGTGAACGACACGTTCATGAAGGCGGTCGAGGACGGCGGCAAGTTCGGGCTGACGTCCCGGATGACCGGCGAGGTCATCGAGGAGGTCGACGCCAAGGAGCTCTTCCGCAAGATGGCGGAGGCCGCGTGGGCCTGCGCCGACCCGGGCATCCAGTACGACGACACCATCAACCGCTGGCACACGTGCCCGGAGTCCGGCCGTATCAACGGCTCGAACCCGTGCAGCGAGTACATGCACCTGGACAACACGTCCTGCAACCTCGCCTCGCTGAACCTGATGAAGTTCCTGAAGGACGACAGCAAGGGCAACCAGTCCTTCGACGTCGAGCGCTTCGCGAAGGTCGTCGAGCTCGTCATCACCGCGATGGACATCTCCATCTGCTTCGCGGACTTCCCGACCCAGAAGATCGGCGAGAACACGCGCGCGTTCCGCCAGCTCGGCATCGGCTACGCCAACCTCGGCGCCCTGCTGATGGCGACCGGCCACGCGTACGACTCCGACGGCGGCCGTGCCCTGGCGGGCTCCATCACCTCCCTGATGACCGGTACCTCGTACCGGCGTTCCGCCGAACTCGCCGCGGTCGTGGGCCCGTACGACGGCTACGCGCGCAACGCCCAGCCGCACCTGCGCGTCATGAAGCAGCACTCCGACGCCAACGCCGAGGCCGTCCGCATGGACGACCTGGACACGCCGATCTGGGCCGCCGCCACCGAGGCCTGGCAGGACGTGCTGCGTCTCGGCGAGAAGAACGGTTTCCGTAACTCCCAGGCGTCCGTCATCGCCCCGACCGGCACCATCGGTCTGGCGATGTCCTGCGACACCACCGGCCTTGAGCCCGACCTCGCCCTGGTCAAGTTCAAGAAGCTGGTCGGCGGCGGTTCGATGCAGATCGTCAACGGCACCGTCCCGCAGGCCCTGCGCCGCCTGGGCTACCAGGAGGAGCAGATCGAGGCGATCGTCGCCCACATCGCCGAGAACGGCAATGTGATCGACGCGCCCGGCCTCAAGCACGAGCACTACGAGGTGTTCGACTGCGCCATGGGCGAGCGCTCCATCTCCGCGATGGGCCACGTCCGCATGATGGCCGCGATCCAGCCGTGGATCTCCGGCGCGCTCTCCAAGACGGTCAACCTGCCGGAGACGGCGACCGTCGAGGACGTCGAAGAGGTCTACTTCGAGGCGTGGAAGATGGGCGTCAAGGCGCTCGCCATCTACCGCGACAACTGCAAGGTCGGTCAGCCGCTCTCCGCGAAGACCAAGGAGAAGGAGAAGACCGAGATCACGGAGAAGGCCGAGGCCACCATCCGTGAGACGGTCGAGAAGGTCGTCGAGTACCGCCCGGTCCGCAAGCGTCTCCCGAAGGGCCGCCCCGGTATCACCACCTCCTTCACCGTCGGTGGCGCCGAGGGTTACATGACCGCCAACTCCTACCCGGACGACGGTCTCGGCGAGGTCTTCCTGAAGATGTCCAAGCAGGGCTCGACCCTCGCGGGCATGATGGACGCCTTCTCCATCGCGGTCTCCGTGGGCCTCCAGTACGGCGTGCCGCTGGAGACGTACGTCTCGAAGTTCACGAACATGCGCTTCGAGCCGGCCGGCATGACGGACGACCCGGACGTGCGGATGGCGCAGTCGATCGTCGACTACATCTTCCGCCGCCTGGCGCTGGACTTCCTGCCCTTCGAGACGCGCTCCGCTCTTGGCATCCACTCCGCAGAGGAGCGTCAGCGTCACCTGGAGACCGGTTCGTACGAGCCGAGCGACGACGAGGTCGACGTAGAGGGCCTGGCCCAGTCGGCCCCCCGCGCCCAGGAGCTGAAGGCCGTGGCCACGCCCAAGGCCGAGGTCGAGGCGGCCAAGCCCGCGCCCCAGCAGGCGCACACCAGCGCGGAGCTGGTGGAGATGCAGCTCGGCATCCAGGCCGACGCCCCGCTCTGCTTCTCCTGCGGCACCAAGATGCAGCGGGCCGGTTCCTGCTACATCTGCGAGGGCTGCGGCTCGACCAGCGGTTGCAGCTGA
- a CDS encoding TerD family protein yields the protein MNGLSKGIRKVEVALKWDPSPAGQPATDLDVVAATYLASDPYGDPAYVVHFDSRSPDGTIYLNRDSKDGKGFGWDEVLTVELERLDPRYARVVVGVVIQQRPGERTFVSVGNPSLRIREGYTDLAEDDFGGVLGATAATVAEFVRDGSTWDFHPGVQGFEDDPATFTVTMGRTRRA from the coding sequence GTGAACGGCCTCAGCAAGGGGATCCGCAAGGTCGAAGTGGCCCTGAAGTGGGACCCGAGTCCGGCGGGGCAGCCGGCGACCGATCTGGACGTGGTGGCCGCGACCTACCTGGCGAGCGATCCGTATGGTGATCCCGCCTATGTGGTGCACTTCGACAGCCGCTCCCCCGACGGCACCATCTACCTCAATCGGGACAGCAAGGACGGCAAGGGCTTCGGCTGGGACGAGGTCCTGACCGTCGAGCTCGAGCGGCTCGATCCCCGCTACGCGCGCGTGGTCGTCGGCGTCGTCATCCAGCAGCGCCCCGGCGAGCGCACGTTCGTCAGCGTGGGCAACCCCTCGCTCCGTATCCGCGAGGGCTACACGGACCTGGCCGAGGACGACTTCGGTGGCGTGCTCGGGGCCACGGCGGCGACGGTCGCCGAGTTCGTACGCGACGGCAGCACCTGGGACTTCCACCCCGGGGTCCAGGGCTTCGAGGACGATCCCGCGACCTTCACGGTGACGATGGGCCGGACGCGCCGGGCCTGA
- a CDS encoding YdbC family protein: protein MLVKWIRCTVVDRRGFERGQRKWAGLLGEPGFRGQGGGWSRGRQGVAHIFAFWESRAFYDSFMARSHDRLAAAQSGTFKDIEVKLFDYRFDVKTGFEPRFTDADLVRVAHCRVHEERAEHFTLMQEKVWNPAMAGSPGMVRGFFGEAPGSEFLVLSMWLSTAEHGKYRTERVERLALRAQIEADVASLTGDIVQLEPSWIV from the coding sequence GTGCTGGTCAAGTGGATTCGCTGCACCGTGGTGGACCGCCGCGGTTTCGAGCGGGGGCAGCGAAAATGGGCGGGGCTTCTGGGCGAGCCGGGATTTCGGGGACAGGGCGGTGGCTGGAGCCGGGGACGGCAGGGTGTGGCGCACATCTTCGCCTTCTGGGAGAGCCGCGCCTTCTACGACTCCTTCATGGCGCGTTCCCACGACCGGCTGGCCGCTGCGCAGTCGGGCACCTTCAAGGACATCGAGGTCAAGCTGTTCGACTACCGCTTCGATGTGAAGACCGGCTTCGAGCCGCGCTTCACGGACGCCGACCTGGTGCGTGTCGCCCACTGCCGCGTCCACGAGGAGCGTGCCGAGCACTTCACGCTGATGCAGGAGAAGGTCTGGAACCCGGCGATGGCCGGTTCGCCGGGCATGGTCCGCGGCTTCTTCGGCGAGGCGCCGGGCAGCGAGTTCCTGGTGCTGTCGATGTGGCTCTCGACCGCCGAACACGGAAAGTACCGCACCGAACGTGTGGAGCGCCTCGCCCTGCGTGCCCAGATCGAGGCGGACGTCGCGTCCCTCACGGGCGACATCGTGCAGCTCGAACCGAGCTGGATAGTTTGA
- a CDS encoding histidine phosphatase family protein — MARPRRIVLVRHGESTGNVDDTVYEREPDHALALTDRGWRQAEETGKRLREVFGRERVSVYVSPYRRTHETLRAFHLDPELIRVREEPRLREQDWGNWQDGDDVRLQKAYRDAYGHFFYRFAQGESGADVYDRVGGFLESLFRSFEAPDHPPNVLLVTHGLAMRLFCMRWFHWTVAEFESLANPGNAEMRMLVLGDDDRYALDRPFERWRDPKPYGNTG; from the coding sequence ATGGCACGACCACGGCGCATCGTCCTTGTCCGACACGGGGAATCAACGGGCAATGTTGATGACACCGTCTACGAGCGTGAACCCGACCATGCCCTGGCCCTGACGGACCGGGGTTGGCGGCAGGCGGAGGAGACCGGAAAACGGCTGCGCGAGGTCTTCGGCCGCGAACGCGTCAGCGTGTACGTCTCCCCGTACCGACGCACGCACGAGACCCTGCGGGCCTTCCATCTGGACCCGGAGCTCATACGAGTGCGCGAGGAGCCCCGGCTGCGCGAGCAGGACTGGGGAAACTGGCAGGACGGCGACGACGTCCGCCTCCAGAAGGCCTACCGGGACGCCTACGGGCACTTCTTCTACCGCTTCGCCCAGGGTGAGTCCGGTGCCGATGTCTACGACCGGGTGGGCGGCTTCCTGGAGAGCCTCTTCCGCAGCTTCGAGGCCCCCGATCACCCGCCGAACGTGCTGCTGGTCACCCATGGGCTGGCCATGCGGCTGTTCTGCATGCGCTGGTTCCACTGGACCGTCGCGGAGTTCGAGTCGCTCGCGAATCCGGGGAACGCGGAGATGCGCATGCTCGTTCTGGGGGACGACGACAGGTACGCGCTGGACCGGCCCTTCGAACGCTGGCGGGATCCGAAGCCGTACGGGAACACCGGATAG
- a CDS encoding ADP-ribosylglycohydrolase family protein, producing the protein MTSDFSPGGRLDRAVASLRGLAVGDALGSQYFVPVNYPLLKRRELPPGPWQWTDDTEMACSVVAVLAVHHRVDQDALARSFADHHDFDRGYGPAVNRLLRLIREGGDWRELAAALFNGQGSWGNGAAMRIAPLGAWYADDPEQATHQAEISAYPTHQHREAVVGAMAVAAAAAIVGAPGGPPSAEALLDGVLALIPKSAVGAGLRRARDMLDYADAATVAAVLGCGRRTTAHDTVPFALWSAARSLSDYEQAFWTTAQVGGDVDTTCAIVGGVLAAGKAGTPPAGWVERVETLPEWVPASA; encoded by the coding sequence ATGACCAGTGACTTCTCTCCCGGCGGACGTCTGGACCGCGCCGTGGCCAGCCTGCGCGGGCTGGCGGTGGGGGACGCGCTGGGCTCCCAGTACTTCGTGCCGGTGAACTACCCACTGCTGAAGCGACGCGAGCTGCCGCCCGGCCCCTGGCAGTGGACCGACGACACGGAGATGGCCTGCTCCGTGGTCGCCGTCCTGGCCGTCCACCACCGCGTCGACCAGGACGCCCTGGCTCGTTCGTTCGCCGATCACCATGACTTCGACCGTGGCTACGGCCCGGCGGTCAACCGCCTGCTACGCCTGATCCGGGAGGGCGGCGACTGGCGCGAGCTCGCCGCCGCGCTCTTCAACGGACAGGGGTCGTGGGGCAACGGCGCCGCGATGCGGATCGCACCCCTCGGCGCCTGGTACGCGGACGACCCGGAGCAGGCGACCCACCAGGCGGAGATCTCGGCGTATCCCACGCATCAGCATCGCGAGGCCGTGGTCGGCGCCATGGCTGTCGCCGCGGCCGCCGCGATCGTCGGCGCGCCCGGCGGCCCACCAAGCGCCGAGGCGCTCCTCGACGGTGTTCTCGCACTGATCCCGAAGAGCGCCGTCGGCGCTGGGCTGAGACGGGCCCGGGACATGCTCGACTACGCCGACGCGGCCACCGTCGCCGCCGTGCTGGGGTGCGGACGCCGTACGACGGCCCACGACACCGTGCCCTTCGCCCTCTGGTCGGCCGCGCGATCCCTGAGCGATTACGAGCAGGCGTTCTGGACGACCGCACAGGTCGGGGGCGACGTGGACACGACGTGCGCCATCGTGGGCGGAGTACTCGCCGCGGGGAAGGCGGGGACGCCGCCGGCCGGATGGGTCGAGCGGGTCGAGACCTTGCCGGAGTGGGTTCCCGCATCTGCCTGA
- a CDS encoding MFS transporter, protein MTTSQLIPDRKPGAARRQGHPGIALTVIAACQLMVVLDATIVNIALPHIQDALKFSTTDLTWVVSSYTLTFGGLLLLGGRAGDILGRRRVFMAGILLFTFASLLGGVAQEPWQLLAARVLQGVGGAIASPTSLALITTTFPEGPERNRAFGVFAAVSAGGGAIGLLAGGMLTEWLDWRWVLFVNVPIGVLIAVLTPLYINESERHSGRFDIAGALTSTAGMASLVYGFIRAADEGWRDSLTIGSFGAAVVLLVAFALVESRAKEPITPLRMFADRNRSGTYVIMLSLAAAMFGMFFYIVLFVQNVLGYTPIEAGLAFLPVTVVIALGAGLSQRFLPVLGPKPFMLVGSALAVIGLAWQSLISSDSSYAGGVLGPMLIFGFGMGLNFVTLTLTAVSGVAPHEAGAASGLLNATQQVGGSLGLSILTTVFGTASRDEAEKQVPRLLADGSAEQKAEFAKTQQLPAPWGHEVLAQGISTGFVAAAAMAVLALVTAWLVIRVRKSDLEALSGTAGPGLG, encoded by the coding sequence GTGACAACCTCTCAGTTGATCCCGGACCGGAAACCAGGTGCGGCCCGCCGGCAGGGACATCCCGGCATCGCGCTCACCGTCATCGCGGCCTGCCAACTCATGGTGGTACTCGACGCGACGATTGTGAACATCGCGCTCCCGCACATTCAAGACGCTCTCAAGTTCAGTACCACCGACCTCACCTGGGTCGTCAGCTCCTACACACTCACCTTCGGCGGGCTGCTTCTCCTCGGCGGCAGGGCCGGCGACATCCTGGGCCGACGCCGGGTCTTCATGGCCGGCATCCTGCTGTTCACCTTCGCCTCGCTGCTCGGCGGAGTGGCGCAGGAACCCTGGCAGTTGCTGGCCGCCCGGGTGCTCCAGGGCGTGGGAGGTGCCATCGCGTCGCCGACGTCGCTGGCCCTCATCACCACCACATTCCCCGAGGGGCCCGAACGGAACCGGGCCTTCGGTGTCTTCGCCGCGGTCTCCGCGGGCGGCGGCGCCATCGGACTGCTCGCGGGCGGCATGCTGACCGAGTGGCTCGACTGGCGATGGGTGCTCTTCGTCAACGTGCCGATCGGTGTCCTGATCGCCGTTCTCACACCGCTGTACATCAACGAGTCCGAACGGCATTCCGGCCGCTTCGACATCGCCGGAGCCCTGACGTCGACCGCGGGCATGGCCTCCCTCGTCTACGGCTTCATCCGCGCCGCGGACGAGGGGTGGCGCGACAGCCTGACCATCGGCTCCTTCGGTGCCGCCGTGGTGCTGCTGGTGGCCTTCGCTCTCGTCGAGTCGCGCGCCAAGGAACCGATCACTCCGCTCAGGATGTTCGCCGACCGCAACCGCTCCGGCACGTACGTGATCATGCTGAGTCTCGCCGCCGCGATGTTCGGCATGTTCTTCTACATCGTGCTCTTCGTGCAGAACGTGCTGGGGTACACCCCGATCGAGGCTGGTCTCGCGTTCCTGCCGGTGACAGTGGTGATCGCGCTGGGCGCTGGTCTGTCCCAGCGGTTCCTGCCCGTTCTCGGGCCGAAGCCCTTCATGCTCGTGGGCTCGGCGCTCGCGGTGATAGGTCTCGCCTGGCAGAGCCTGATCAGCTCCGACAGCTCCTATGCGGGCGGAGTGCTGGGTCCGATGCTGATCTTCGGCTTCGGCATGGGTCTGAACTTCGTGACGCTGACGCTCACCGCGGTCTCCGGAGTGGCCCCGCACGAGGCCGGTGCGGCGTCCGGACTGCTCAACGCCACACAGCAGGTGGGCGGTTCGCTCGGCCTGTCCATCCTGACGACGGTGTTCGGCACGGCCAGCAGGGACGAGGCGGAGAAACAGGTGCCACGGCTCCTTGCCGACGGGTCGGCGGAGCAGAAGGCGGAGTTCGCCAAGACGCAGCAGTTGCCGGCCCCATGGGGGCACGAGGTCCTCGCCCAGGGCATCTCGACGGGCTTCGTCGCGGCCGCGGCGATGGCCGTACTCGCCCTGGTGACGGCCTGGTTGGTGATCAGGGTCCGCAAGAGCGACCTGGAGGCTCTCTCCGGCACAGCGGGTCCGGGCCTCGGCTGA